The Apium graveolens cultivar Ventura chromosome 3, ASM990537v1, whole genome shotgun sequence sequence GAACTTGATGAGTATTTTTTGAGGGCTGCGGGGTCGGGGAATCAGCTTTCCTTCTTGCTGGAGGTGCCTAGTTTTAGTTTCTCCGACCAAAGATCTACAGGTACTTTTGTTGTGTTTATATATTTGTGTTTTGTATGTATATTGTGTAATAAAATGAGTTTATAACATGTGTACTTTGGATCTGTTTATGGGTTTGCACATGTAAGCATTTCTTGTTTGTGTGTTTTATGTTtaagtacttgtgtttataatGTGTTTGATTGTTGTCTTGTTTGTACTTTATGTCCTTTTCAAACCATGTTTTTGTATTTAGAGTTGCATTTTATGTAATAGAATTTGGTTTGACTACTGAACCTAGAACCTAGTCATCAGTTATATGCACCTTTAAGAAAATTAGGCTATGAATCGAAGTTTTCTATCAGGATTTACTATGTAATGacaatattttaataattactCTTTATGATCAATGATAATCATAAGTGCAATCGTAGTATTTTTTAGTAATATGTAATAGGTGTGGTGTATGTTCTGCTTGCAGGGAAAGTTTATGGTTACGGAAAGAGTTTTAGTCCATTGTTATGGACATGGGGAAGCTCTAGTTCAAAATTGGATGGGTTAGGAAAGTTTAATGAAGAAGTGCTACATAATAACTTAAATGGCAGTCATTGTTCTACCGTGGAGAGGCTCTATGCTTGGGAGAAAAAACTTTATTTGGAGGTTAAGGTATTATTTTTTCTTAAACCCTTAGCTTTAATCTTTCGAGTTTGGCTTGATATCTTGGTGTTTCTGTCATGGGAGTTTGTGGATAATTAAGTTTCACCAATTTGTTCGCCCCCCTCTACCAGTCTTGTTATAACAAgtaaaagttgatgaaccaatgCCCTACCGTAGTAGTTTAGTTAATCAGGTTTTCGTAGTTAATGAAAATCTTTAGAATTGTTGACTTCTCTGATTTATCTTCATTATGCGATTAATTATATGCTTTCTATTAGAATGCCGAGACTCTGAAGATGGAACATGAGAAAAGGATGAAGCAGCTGAGGCGGCTAGAGATGAAGCGGGCAGATTATATAAAGACTGAAAAAGCGAAGAAAGAGGTTGAAAAATTGGAATCACGGATGATGGTTGCTTCACAAGGCATTGAAACTACCTCTACTGAAATTATCAAGTTGAGAGAATCAGAGTTGTACCCACAACTTGTTGAGCTTGTAAAAGGGTCAGTCTATCTTTTCACTAGCTATGATGTCCTTCTTTACACTTATTATGATTAAAGTCCTGTTCTCATCCCAACAAAATTTATCCCTCAATAAAGTTATCTGAACTCTGTGCTGGTCATGGTTTTCTGTGAATGCAACACCACAAGATCCGACGCCCCAATAATATTTTTACATAATTCATAAGTCATAATGTAAGCCGAAGCAAatgtttataaaaaaatatactgtaTTCATTCACCAAGAATAAGAGGCTTAATTTTTGGGGGAAAGAAAAGTAAAAATCTCAGTGCCGTGTTTATAAGTTAGAGGTTAAAGCAATAATTAGCGGTTTGAATCGAATTAGAATCCTCCAATATTAGTGTTTGGTAGTTAGCGGATTGAAATAGCGGTTTGGACCCAATCTGCTAATTTTGAAAAAGCTACTTTGAGGAGCCTTTTCAATTGGATGATTGCCATGTGTGTAGTTAAAATACAAACAATTAATTTAAACAGTTACTTACCAAACAGTTCTATTGGAAATAGTTAAATTCAATCCGCTAGTCAAAAAGGTTAATTCAGCCAGTTACAGCTAAACCCTAATTTCCAAATAGGGCCCAAAAAATTAGTTGAATGCTTTGTTATTTATGCGATGTTGTGAGACACATTTCTTTCCATGGAACAggttttattaaaaataatatttggaTCTCTTACAAGTCATATATGTTACATGTATCCATAAAAAATGAACATGTGTGGGTGTAATTATACATGTTTATTCAAATATATAAAACATTAGGATGTGGGACAGCTAGGGCACTTGCCAGTAGCCCAGTACCCGGATCAAAGTTGTTTAAGCATGAGTAGTGGGGTAGGAAGACTCCTTTGACTGGTTGAATCAACATTTTTCTTCACAGAATTGTACATGATCACTTCTTTTGACTACTTTTACACCTTTTTTTGCTAAATTACTTTTACGCTTTTACTTATTTGCATGTAGTAGCTTGCTGCTTTAATTTTTGTTCAAGATTCTTGGTAAATATGTTTCACTATGTGCTGAATTTATCTCCAATCTGATCTTAAGTTAAAATAATGACTTTTAACTTATAACTCTGTTTTTGCCTGTCAAACAGATTTATGTGCATGTGGAGGAGCATGTATGAGTGCCACCAGGTTCAGATGCACATAGTTCAGCAACTCAAATACCTTAACACCACCCCGTCGAATAACCCAACCTCCGAAATTCACCGGCAATCTACCCTTCAACTTGAGCTTGAGGTGCAGCAATGGCATGTATCCTTTTGTAACATAGTAAAGGCTCAACGAGAATACATCCAGTCGCTCTCAGGGTGGCTGCGGCTTAGTCTTTTCCAGTTTAACGACACCTCCGTTCCCAAAACAAAACAGGATTCTGCTATATACTCCCTTTGCGAAGAATGGCATCTTGCTATCGATCATGCTCCGGACAAAGTTGCGTCAGAGGGTATTAATAGCTTATTAACAGTAATTCATGGTATCGTAGTGCAACAAGCAGAAGAGCACAAGCAAAAGAAGAAATCAGAATCTGTCTTCAAAGAGTTTGAGAAGAAGACTAGTGAGCTTAGAGCGTTAGAAAGCAAGTTTGGCCCTTTCTCAATGCCTGATTCATCCGGGGCCAAGAATCCTGTTGGAGACAAGCGGGCCAAGGTCGCGATTCTGAGGGCAAAGTCCGAGGATGAAAGAGCGAAATACGAGAAGGCAGTTAGTGTTACAAGGTCAATGACTTTGAACAATCTACAAATGGGATTGCCTCATGTTTTCCAGGCAGTTACTGGTTTTGCCAATGTGTGGATGCATGCATTTGAATCTGTCTACAACCAGGGGAAAGCTATAGATGAGTTGCACAATGTGAAGATGATATTACCTCGTTGAGAGGATATGATACAACAGCAATAGTTTTGCCAGACTGAATACCTAGACATCTGTGTACAGTGGTTTGTTTAGTCTAGACATAGTTTGTGGATGCTGTCTAAGCACAAGTACACATTTTGCCAAAACGCTGAGTTTTAAATTGTTAGGACTGAATAACAGTGGGGTGGAGATTTGTAATGTAGCTGTCATGTTTGGGTATCATGCTCTGTTTTGTGTATTCTAGTGTTGTAGACCATTTAATTACCCATATAAATTTTAAGTTTATGGTGGCTTGTTTCGCAGTATATCATCGTTTAACAATTGAAAGAGTTGCCGTATATTTTACCTATCCTATCATAACAAGCATGATACGGCTGTACAGCGTGCGCTGGGTAGTTGTATTCTCAAATACAAGTATTCTTATCCTAAATAAATTGGAGGAGCCAAGGATGAAACCTCCAAACATCAAATGGCTCCCAAACCTTTGGAGATCAAGGATTGACAAGATATCAGTGTATTTGCACGAAACGTATCTGCGAGCCATTCATGTTATGCTACTCTAAAGGGAAAAGAAATTCAGCAGAACTAACAGCCACTATCCTACCACATACTTTTAACTTAACcaaaaacatattttaatcattcTAAAAATTTACAATTTGCTAAACTGAATGAAACTTAATTAGTTATTAGACTCTAATAGCTTCATTCGTCGGCCTATAAACAACCAGAAAGGATGGAACACTTGCCAAGCAACCAAGTCAGACGCTTGTCAACTTTAAGTGATAAAAATGTCTCTCTGGCATTACTACTGTCAAAGAGATCCAGGGCAGCATAGTAAATCTGTTCGTCAATGCCTTCAATCTCATCCAGTGCTTTTATGCAATCACTGATAGAGTATCTTTCATGGTGTTGCTTGACAGCATGTGCCCTCAGCTTCGAGGCAGCAGCCATATCCGATATAGCGTTTGCAAGAACATCATCAATTCCCGTGCGCCCTCTCTTGCGTTGACCATTTCTAGAGGCGGTATTTGATTGAAGTCTGTCTCTGTCATCAGCTATTTCAGTGATCTCCTCTGATTCTGATGTTGAAGCCTTTCCCTGTACCGTTCGCAAGATAT is a genomic window containing:
- the LOC141712603 gene encoding protein ALTERED PHOSPHATE STARVATION RESPONSE 1 produces the protein MGSCLTKIEREEMVTRCRGRKRYMKTFVKARQALSSSHTMYLRSLKATGSALLQFATAETPLHHPITPPQPPPQPPLRQPHQPPMSPTSWATSTTVSSSAIRPPPPPPPPQGSWDFWDPFMPASSPAATEDDWEETTATLSEVPMTPVSEAPVPAAEMAVVVSAKSKDLVEIIKELDEYFLRAAGSGNQLSFLLEVPSFSFSDQRSTGKVYGYGKSFSPLLWTWGSSSSKLDGLGKFNEEVLHNNLNGSHCSTVERLYAWEKKLYLEVKNAETLKMEHEKRMKQLRRLEMKRADYIKTEKAKKEVEKLESRMMVASQGIETTSTEIIKLRESELYPQLVELVKGFMCMWRSMYECHQVQMHIVQQLKYLNTTPSNNPTSEIHRQSTLQLELEVQQWHVSFCNIVKAQREYIQSLSGWLRLSLFQFNDTSVPKTKQDSAIYSLCEEWHLAIDHAPDKVASEGINSLLTVIHGIVVQQAEEHKQKKKSESVFKEFEKKTSELRALESKFGPFSMPDSSGAKNPVGDKRAKVAILRAKSEDERAKYEKAVSVTRSMTLNNLQMGLPHVFQAVTGFANVWMHAFESVYNQGKAIDELHNVKMILPR